The following proteins are co-located in the Candidatus Woesearchaeota archaeon genome:
- a CDS encoding flippase-like domain-containing protein, producing MTSTIRTTYRWIFYLIGFILLFFIITQVDLQEVLAIFAQAKLHLIALGLLVSLVLVVFRALKWHWVLSIYGISLPFRKTFTYYIMGASLGMISPAKLGEFTKMIPLRKYALFPVFMSIFLDRLSDFLILLSIGLPGLFFVYDVIPEQALFIAIVLLMVVLFGILLLFQNIPLFLFKLAQKIYHKKLSTSSSVQSPSFNASLEKKAHLSLRNIFSLMLFSLFCWSLSFLATVFLARSLEINLPVLIILVVTAAYTIVDLLPISILGIGTRDSLVILLFGMYGISWELALAYSTLILASTIFVVIVPYSLLFFFSFFAKKHISHGDLE from the coding sequence ATGACATCAACAATACGAACAACATACCGATGGATATTCTATTTGATCGGCTTTATTCTTTTATTTTTTATTATAACACAAGTTGATCTCCAAGAGGTTCTCGCTATTTTTGCCCAAGCAAAACTTCATCTTATTGCGCTAGGACTGTTGGTTTCCTTGGTTCTGGTTGTTTTCCGTGCCTTAAAATGGCATTGGGTTCTTTCTATCTATGGTATTTCACTGCCTTTTCGAAAGACCTTTACTTATTACATTATGGGAGCTTCGCTTGGTATGATCTCACCAGCAAAACTTGGAGAATTCACCAAGATGATCCCACTCAGAAAATACGCCTTATTTCCTGTGTTCATGAGCATTTTTCTTGATCGACTATCTGATTTCTTGATTCTGTTAAGCATTGGTCTTCCTGGACTTTTTTTTGTGTATGATGTCATACCTGAGCAAGCACTTTTCATTGCTATAGTTCTGCTGATGGTTGTTCTGTTTGGGATTCTTCTTTTGTTTCAAAATATCCCACTATTCCTTTTTAAGCTCGCTCAAAAAATATATCATAAAAAATTATCTACATCTTCATCTGTTCAGTCACCTAGCTTCAATGCTTCTCTAGAGAAAAAAGCACATCTTTCATTGAGAAACATCTTTTCGTTGATGCTTTTTTCTCTGTTTTGTTGGAGTCTTTCTTTTCTTGCTACAGTCTTTTTGGCACGGTCACTAGAAATAAACCTTCCTGTTCTTATTATTCTCGTTGTCACTGCTGCTTATACGATTGTTGATTTATTACCCATTAGCATTCTCGGTATTGGAACCAGAGATTCTCTTGTTATTCTTCTTTTTGGTATGTATGGAATCTCTTGGGAGCTTGCGCTTGCATACTCAACCCTTATTTTAGCAAGTACGATTTTTGTTGTCATTGTTCCTTATAGTCTCCTCTTCTTTTTTTCCTTTTTTGCTAAAAAACACATTTCCCATGGTGATCTCGAATGA
- a CDS encoding peptidoglycan bridge formation glycyltransferase FemA/FemB family protein, whose product MPFIIESLNANNVHDWQEFVAEQKHATVFHSLEWKEIIEKTFAHIPEYLMAREKETRKVVALFPAFLVKSFIFKNRIISLPFSDYGGICFASQLNQEEKEKIMPQILSLLDSTAKKNNCSAIEIRGQQMNDPLSKGVLQHNNFIHTAPYVTFIIPLQEKKEISLRSPSVQRIVKKNVSRLLLKEVEEKEMKTFYNLYLQTMRRFCSPPYPKKFFALQKKILGEHYHILGAYYNERLISALVFVCWKKTVYYLYGVSDPKYNSLSPHYSIHDAMITYAKNKGMETFDLCRTRKNSGVYIYKKKWGGEEKEVDYLFKIYKKVDLNLDPENRKFYVAQKIISIFPLEALRIIGPPLRKHIGK is encoded by the coding sequence ATGCCTTTCATCATTGAAAGCCTGAATGCAAACAATGTACATGATTGGCAAGAGTTTGTTGCTGAGCAAAAGCATGCGACCGTATTCCATAGCCTTGAGTGGAAGGAAATAATAGAAAAAACATTTGCGCATATTCCAGAATATCTAATGGCAAGAGAAAAAGAAACAAGAAAAGTCGTCGCTCTATTTCCTGCGTTTTTGGTTAAATCGTTTATCTTCAAGAATAGAATAATTTCACTCCCTTTTTCTGATTATGGAGGTATATGTTTTGCTTCACAGCTTAACCAAGAGGAAAAAGAAAAAATCATGCCACAGATACTCTCATTACTCGATTCCACTGCAAAAAAAAATAATTGTTCCGCTATAGAAATAAGAGGGCAACAAATGAATGATCCTCTTTCTAAAGGAGTGCTTCAACACAATAACTTCATACATACTGCTCCCTATGTTACGTTTATTATCCCGCTTCAGGAAAAAAAAGAAATTAGTTTAAGATCTCCGTCAGTACAACGCATAGTGAAAAAAAATGTTAGTCGACTCTTACTGAAGGAGGTAGAAGAGAAAGAGATGAAAACATTTTACAATCTTTATTTACAGACCATGAGACGCTTTTGCTCCCCACCCTATCCCAAAAAATTTTTTGCTTTGCAAAAAAAAATTCTTGGAGAACATTACCATATACTCGGGGCATATTATAATGAACGATTGATTAGTGCATTGGTTTTTGTCTGCTGGAAAAAAACAGTTTATTATCTCTATGGGGTTTCAGATCCAAAATACAATTCATTAAGTCCACACTATAGCATCCATGATGCAATGATTACGTATGCAAAAAACAAAGGAATGGAAACATTTGATTTGTGCAGGACCCGAAAGAACAGTGGTGTTTATATCTATAAGAAAAAATGGGGGGGTGAGGAGAAAGAAGTTGATTATCTCTTTAAGATATACAAAAAAGTAGATCTCAACCTTGACCCGGAAAACAGGAAGTTTTATGTGGCACAAAAGATTATATCAATATTCCCTCTCGAAGCCCTTCGCATTATTGGACCACCATTAAGAAAACACATTGGAAAATAA
- a CDS encoding FemAB family PEP-CTERM system-associated protein: MKADAITEKEWDLYIKAHPQSCFFHQLKWKEVLQQTFSYTPFYLRAIKDGTLTGVLPLFLVKDKVTGTKLLSLPFSTQAGMLYDDEEAKNNLLKQALTLARQHTVNYVELRHLANPLLPWTSRAVYYTLLLELHSDPELVWRKFNKKVRNSTRKAMHEGLRVQIVNAPVLIEQFYKVFAINMRDLGTPVDRFVFFANIVKAFPEDVKIVGVFKGEQYIGGIMLFFYKDTVKSEWASSLREYFHLCPNNLAYWEAIQYACKLGIKTFDFGRSLWNDGTFKFKEHFGAKPVQLHYHYHVIKGSVMDVTKRNIKRKVFAMFWKQLPLSVANKLGPIFRERFP; this comes from the coding sequence ATGAAAGCTGATGCCATTACTGAGAAAGAATGGGATTTGTACATTAAAGCTCATCCTCAATCCTGTTTTTTCCATCAGCTCAAATGGAAAGAAGTTCTGCAGCAGACTTTTTCATACACACCATTTTATCTTAGGGCAATTAAGGATGGTACACTTACTGGTGTGCTACCACTTTTTTTAGTAAAGGATAAGGTAACAGGAACAAAGCTTCTTTCACTTCCGTTCTCAACACAAGCAGGAATGCTCTATGATGATGAAGAGGCAAAGAACAATTTACTCAAACAGGCACTTACGCTTGCTCGTCAGCATACGGTAAACTATGTTGAATTGCGTCATCTGGCAAATCCTCTTTTGCCGTGGACTTCCCGTGCTGTTTACTATACCTTACTCCTTGAGTTGCATTCTGATCCCGAGCTTGTTTGGCGAAAATTCAACAAAAAAGTACGGAATTCAACCAGAAAGGCTATGCATGAAGGTTTGCGTGTTCAAATAGTCAATGCTCCAGTGCTTATTGAGCAATTTTATAAGGTTTTTGCGATAAATATGCGAGATCTTGGTACTCCGGTAGATCGTTTTGTTTTTTTTGCTAATATTGTCAAGGCCTTTCCTGAGGATGTAAAAATTGTTGGTGTCTTTAAAGGAGAACAATACATTGGAGGGATAATGCTTTTTTTCTACAAAGACACGGTAAAATCCGAATGGGCTTCTTCATTGCGGGAATATTTTCATCTCTGTCCAAATAATCTTGCGTACTGGGAAGCGATACAATACGCATGTAAACTAGGGATAAAAACTTTTGATTTTGGCAGAAGTCTTTGGAATGATGGGACTTTTAAGTTTAAGGAGCATTTTGGGGCGAAGCCTGTCCAGCTTCATTATCATTATCACGTCATAAAAGGGTCTGTTATGGATGTTACCAAGCGAAATATCAAGCGGAAGGTATTTGCAATGTTCTGGAAACAACTGCCCCTTTCTGTTGCAAATAAACTAGGGCCGATATTTCGGGAACGATTTCCCTAG
- a CDS encoding class I SAM-dependent methyltransferase: MMSNKPTSIATENKRAAADKKDHADMNKQVDKVMHKNEDREMHNIINVFDAMAKVYGVEGKDKGNMRLQNLRRKVAHELIFDELVTKTKSQSHILDVGCGNGLLMLKLLCHPSARVIGLDFSKSMLQEADERLKEQGFKDRYELHEGILQKLPFADHTFDVIVCVDVLHNLPSAHDVKVSIQEMVRVCKPSGAIIVEFKNSMNPVLWYKYHVYDQEAFPHKCYSYSTIQNFFHAHNWKMAKAVPVGFPVKLIAPLLVVKAVAMQK, encoded by the coding sequence ATGATGAGCAACAAGCCAACAAGCATTGCAACTGAGAATAAGAGAGCAGCAGCAGATAAAAAAGATCACGCAGATATGAACAAACAGGTAGATAAAGTTATGCATAAAAACGAAGATAGAGAGATGCATAACATCATTAATGTTTTTGATGCTATGGCAAAGGTCTATGGGGTAGAGGGAAAAGATAAAGGAAATATGCGATTGCAAAATCTCAGAAGGAAAGTAGCTCATGAACTTATCTTTGACGAACTCGTGACGAAAACTAAGTCTCAATCCCATATTTTAGATGTTGGTTGCGGCAATGGTCTTCTCATGCTGAAGCTTTTGTGTCATCCCTCTGCCCGAGTTATCGGACTCGATTTCTCAAAATCCATGCTCCAAGAAGCAGATGAACGGCTTAAGGAACAGGGCTTTAAAGATCGCTATGAACTCCATGAAGGTATCTTACAAAAACTTCCTTTTGCAGACCATACCTTTGACGTCATTGTTTGTGTTGATGTTCTCCATAATCTACCTTCTGCTCATGATGTGAAGGTAAGTATTCAAGAGATGGTACGTGTCTGTAAGCCATCCGGTGCAATCATTGTTGAGTTTAAAAACAGTATGAACCCTGTGCTCTGGTATAAGTACCATGTCTACGATCAGGAAGCTTTTCCGCATAAATGTTATTCTTATAGCACTATTCAAAACTTCTTTCATGCCCATAACTGGAAAATGGCAAAGGCAGTTCCTGTTGGATTTCCTGTTAAGCTTATTGCTCCCTTATTGGTTGTCAAGGCAGTTGCCATGCAAAAATAA
- a CDS encoding class I SAM-dependent methyltransferase: MKLPQDSLRQKKHFSDKKYVDQYIGSRTQVQFTKTYLMLRYRDFRKKVLTEINRPQEKMGLDLMCGHGALTELFSQKTRKMYGVDISSQMLDHFPKKHWTPKQGDAYAIPFSKETFDFVVIYGSLHHCKDIVNVFFEVNRVLKPKGLFIFDEPCDDFFIIRFMRTFIYTVSSKFDEKTERGFQTKELIQALKKTGFSIKSIEKDAFYSQLFHSDVIPCIKHADKIPGINTVVHAMYRFEKILGKVPLMSYFSSNIRIIAKSKKTTKPF; encoded by the coding sequence ATGAAACTACCACAGGATTCTCTTCGGCAAAAAAAACATTTTTCAGATAAGAAGTATGTCGATCAGTATATAGGGTCTCGAACACAAGTCCAGTTTACAAAAACCTATCTTATGCTTCGCTATAGGGATTTCCGAAAAAAAGTTCTTACAGAGATAAACCGCCCGCAAGAAAAAATGGGTTTAGACTTGATGTGTGGTCATGGGGCACTTACAGAGCTTTTTTCACAAAAAACCAGAAAAATGTATGGTGTTGATATTTCTTCACAAATGCTTGATCATTTTCCAAAGAAACATTGGACACCAAAGCAGGGGGATGCGTATGCTATCCCTTTCTCAAAAGAAACATTCGATTTTGTGGTGATCTACGGATCCCTGCATCATTGTAAAGACATTGTTAACGTATTTTTTGAGGTTAATCGAGTACTTAAGCCAAAAGGTCTTTTTATCTTTGATGAGCCGTGTGATGATTTTTTTATCATTCGATTCATGAGAACGTTTATTTATACAGTTTCATCAAAATTTGACGAGAAAACAGAACGGGGTTTTCAAACAAAAGAGCTTATCCAAGCGCTAAAAAAGACCGGATTTTCTATTAAGAGCATTGAAAAAGACGCCTTTTATTCACAGTTGTTCCACAGCGATGTTATCCCTTGCATCAAACATGCAGACAAAATTCCTGGGATTAACACCGTTGTTCATGCAATGTACAGATTTGAGAAAATTCTTGGAAAAGTTCCATTGATGAGCTATTTCTCCTCAAACATACGGATTATTGCGAAAAGTAAAAAGACAACGAAACCATTTTAA
- a CDS encoding DUF3473 domain-containing protein, whose amino-acid sequence MKITNALTFDLEDWFQVQNLRMRIPIHQWDNYTLRVEQSTHEILDLLDQHNTKATFFVVGWVAERKPQLIKEIHQRGHEIASHGYHHQSLFELTPKEFKEDIKRSLLLLQKITGTPVIGYRAPNYSLTPETLWAVDELIAQGIKYDCSVLPMYKPYASFRESYRYPYLIKKTLIEFPVSFTRIGLINIPLGGAYFRILPLWVSKQIINTTNKKGHAAVFYLHPWEVDHGQPRVSMSLWREFRQYTGLAHTKKKLRELLREFTFSSMRGVLHL is encoded by the coding sequence ATGAAAATAACAAATGCGCTCACCTTTGATCTTGAAGATTGGTTTCAGGTTCAAAACTTACGAATGAGAATCCCTATTCATCAATGGGATAACTATACATTACGTGTTGAACAGAGTACTCATGAGATCCTTGACCTTCTTGATCAACACAACACAAAAGCAACCTTTTTTGTTGTTGGATGGGTTGCCGAACGTAAACCACAGCTTATTAAAGAGATTCATCAGCGAGGCCACGAAATTGCAAGCCATGGTTATCACCATCAGTCTCTCTTTGAGTTGACACCAAAAGAGTTCAAAGAAGATATAAAGCGATCACTTCTTCTGCTCCAGAAAATAACAGGAACACCGGTCATTGGCTATCGAGCACCTAACTACTCGCTTACTCCTGAGACGCTCTGGGCAGTTGACGAGCTTATTGCACAAGGTATTAAATATGATTGTAGTGTTCTTCCAATGTACAAACCGTATGCAAGTTTTCGTGAATCTTATCGTTATCCGTACCTTATTAAAAAAACATTAATAGAGTTCCCTGTTTCTTTTACTCGTATTGGCCTCATCAATATCCCCTTGGGTGGTGCATACTTTCGTATACTGCCGTTGTGGGTAAGCAAACAAATTATCAATACTACGAATAAGAAAGGTCATGCAGCTGTTTTTTATTTACATCCATGGGAGGTTGATCATGGCCAGCCACGCGTTTCTATGAGTTTGTGGAGGGAATTTAGGCAGTATACAGGCTTGGCTCACACCAAAAAAAAATTGCGTGAACTCTTGAGGGAATTTACCTTTTCTTCAATGCGTGGGGTTCTTCATCTATGA
- a CDS encoding glycosyltransferase family 2 protein, whose product MHSRSTSIPILSIIIVNYNVKYLLRDCIYSILADTKNMNIEIIVVDNNSKDDSLSMLNREFPDVITITNHHNVGFATANNQAIRMARGKYLLLLNPDTRVLPGCLPEMVSFMDKNSPIGMAGCKILNIDGTLQPACRRSIPNPRIAFYKVVGLSSLFPKSKIFSRYNVGYLDPDEGSAVEAISGSFMFVRKSVVDEVGMLDERFFMYGEDLDWCYRFLKKGYGIYYNPKAQIIHYKGESSKKNKLLYIRCFHEAMVLFYQKHYHSNVFLTSTIRLVILASMYARLAFHNIYQPKQFLTSHL is encoded by the coding sequence ATGCACTCTCGTAGCACTAGCATCCCGATCCTTTCAATTATTATTGTGAATTATAATGTAAAGTACCTTTTACGTGATTGTATCTACTCTATCCTTGCTGATACTAAAAACATGAACATTGAAATTATTGTGGTTGATAACAATTCGAAGGATGATTCACTTTCCATGCTGAACCGTGAATTCCCTGACGTAATCACTATTACTAATCACCATAATGTTGGATTTGCCACTGCAAACAATCAAGCTATACGCATGGCTAGAGGTAAGTACCTTCTGTTGCTTAATCCTGATACACGGGTCTTACCGGGTTGTTTACCCGAAATGGTTTCTTTTATGGATAAAAATTCCCCTATAGGAATGGCTGGTTGTAAAATCTTGAATATCGATGGAACATTACAGCCAGCGTGCAGAAGATCAATCCCAAATCCACGCATAGCGTTTTATAAGGTTGTAGGATTAAGTTCTCTTTTTCCGAAAAGCAAAATATTTTCACGATATAATGTTGGCTATCTTGATCCAGACGAAGGTTCAGCAGTTGAGGCTATCTCTGGCTCTTTTATGTTTGTCCGGAAAAGTGTGGTAGATGAGGTAGGTATGCTCGATGAGCGCTTTTTTATGTACGGAGAGGATTTGGATTGGTGTTATCGGTTCTTAAAAAAAGGATACGGCATCTACTATAATCCTAAGGCCCAGATAATCCATTATAAAGGTGAGAGCAGTAAAAAGAACAAGCTTTTGTACATTCGATGCTTCCATGAAGCAATGGTTCTCTTTTATCAAAAACATTACCATTCTAATGTTTTTCTGACGTCAACTATCCGACTTGTTATTCTAGCAAGCATGTATGCAAGACTTGCATTCCACAACATCTACCAACCAAAGCAGTTCCTCACCAGTCACCTCTAG
- a CDS encoding glycosyltransferase has product MHASNFPKFPKISVIVINYNGIGFLKDCFESLESVDYPDYEVFLMDNASTDDSVTYAQKTFPWVKILAFDKNYAFAEGYNRAVNSITSEYLYFLNNDTKVDKNFLKEAIKPMLEDSTIAVCGSKMYFYDKPAHLNYAGGKITQVLPVAEQCL; this is encoded by the coding sequence ATGCACGCTTCAAATTTTCCTAAATTTCCTAAAATCTCAGTAATTGTTATTAATTATAATGGTATTGGTTTTCTTAAAGACTGTTTTGAATCATTAGAATCAGTTGATTATCCAGACTATGAGGTTTTTTTAATGGATAATGCCTCAACTGATGACTCTGTTACTTATGCTCAGAAAACATTTCCTTGGGTAAAAATCCTTGCGTTTGACAAGAACTATGCCTTTGCTGAGGGATATAACCGTGCAGTTAATTCTATCACTAGTGAATACCTTTATTTTCTGAACAATGATACAAAGGTTGACAAGAATTTTTTGAAAGAGGCAATAAAGCCCATGCTTGAAGATAGTACTATTGCTGTGTGTGGGAGTAAAATGTATTTTTATGATAAACCGGCTCATCTCAATTATGCTGGTGGTAAAATAACTCAGGTCTTGCCTGTGGCGGAGCAATGCTTGTGA
- a CDS encoding glycosyltransferase family 2 protein codes for MNLKKQIQLSIIIVNFKVKDLVLQCLESIKKETSFPHEIIVVDNASYDGSVAAIQERFPQVRIIQNTINSGFARANNQGINIAKGSYILLLNPDTEIRDHAIDKAVAFMQQHQEIGALTVKLMKPNGQLDLTCRGELTPKRAFTVAFLKATGLQRFFPRNKSLVSYYLLDLNHHSPQSVDKIAGAFFLTRADVLNNVGLLDERYFMYGEDVDLCYRLKRKGYKVVYYPHTSVIHYGGESSKKMSYPMIKEFYRSMQLYHNKFYRTNMLGYATRSAVIHFLMFVALAGNVLRKEKRV; via the coding sequence ATGAATCTAAAAAAGCAAATTCAGTTATCTATTATAATCGTAAATTTTAAGGTAAAGGATTTAGTTCTCCAATGCCTTGAATCTATTAAGAAAGAAACTTCTTTTCCTCATGAAATTATTGTTGTTGATAATGCATCATATGATGGTTCTGTTGCAGCTATTCAAGAGCGCTTTCCTCAGGTAAGGATTATTCAAAACACCATTAATAGTGGATTTGCTAGAGCAAATAATCAGGGAATTAACATTGCTAAAGGTTCATACATTCTCTTACTTAACCCGGATACTGAAATCCGTGATCATGCTATTGATAAAGCAGTTGCTTTTATGCAACAGCATCAGGAGATAGGAGCATTAACCGTTAAACTTATGAAACCAAACGGACAACTTGACTTAACTTGTCGTGGAGAATTAACGCCAAAACGTGCATTTACGGTTGCCTTTTTAAAAGCTACAGGACTTCAGCGTTTTTTTCCACGGAATAAGTCTTTGGTTTCGTACTACCTTCTTGACTTGAATCATCACTCTCCTCAATCAGTTGATAAAATTGCCGGTGCTTTTTTTTTAACGCGAGCAGATGTATTAAACAATGTTGGCCTTCTTGATGAACGTTATTTTATGTATGGCGAGGATGTTGACCTCTGCTATCGCTTAAAAAGAAAAGGCTATAAGGTAGTCTATTATCCCCATACGTCAGTTATCCATTATGGTGGTGAAAGTAGTAAAAAGATGAGTTATCCGATGATTAAAGAATTTTACCGTTCTATGCAGTTATATCATAATAAGTTCTATAGGACTAACATGCTTGGTTATGCAACTCGTTCAGCAGTAATTCATTTTCTGATGTTTGTTGCACTTGCAGGAAATGTCCTGAGAAAAGAAAAACGTGTTTGA
- a CDS encoding glycosyltransferase family 2 protein produces the protein MGVFVISVVIPAYNEENTIHRVLEETLSILKSLKIAFEILVINDGSSDKTVEVVASFPKVKLISHQFNRGYGAALKTGIRQAKGEYLLIMDADGQHYAEDIPRLLREKEQYDMIVGKRTKTTSLVRKPTKMAIEMFANYIAETKIPDLNSGFRLIRKSVAERFLGILPNSFSFTTTITLACFKEGYQVKYIPIHIKERKRGKSTIHPLKDTVRFFVLILRMTMLFSPLKVLLPVSILTFVVALSWLIHDIMLSNLSDPTVLLFIVSFLVFFFGLIADQLSLLGRQ, from the coding sequence GTGGGGGTTTTTGTGATAAGTGTTGTCATTCCGGCATATAACGAAGAAAATACAATTCACCGCGTCTTAGAAGAAACACTCAGCATACTGAAAAGTCTTAAGATTGCTTTTGAAATCCTCGTGATAAATGATGGTTCCTCAGATAAAACCGTAGAAGTCGTTGCAAGTTTTCCAAAGGTAAAACTTATTTCTCATCAGTTTAACCGAGGATATGGTGCTGCTTTAAAAACAGGTATTCGCCAAGCAAAAGGTGAATATCTTCTGATCATGGATGCAGACGGACAACACTACGCGGAAGATATCCCTCGACTACTGAGAGAAAAAGAACAGTATGACATGATAGTTGGTAAAAGAACAAAAACTACTTCTTTAGTAAGAAAACCAACAAAGATGGCTATTGAGATGTTCGCGAATTATATCGCTGAAACAAAGATTCCTGACCTCAATTCTGGATTTAGGCTCATTCGAAAGAGTGTTGCAGAACGTTTCCTAGGAATATTACCAAACAGCTTCTCCTTTACAACAACAATAACATTAGCCTGTTTCAAAGAGGGATATCAAGTAAAGTACATTCCTATTCACATTAAAGAAAGAAAAAGAGGAAAAAGTACGATCCACCCTCTCAAAGACACAGTAAGATTTTTTGTTCTTATACTCCGTATGACCATGCTGTTCAGCCCTTTGAAAGTGTTGCTTCCGGTAAGTATATTGACTTTTGTCGTGGCCCTTAGCTGGCTAATTCATGATATTATGCTAAGCAATCTTTCAGATCCTACAGTTCTTCTCTTTATTGTATCATTTCTTGTCTTTTTCTTCGGCCTCATTGCTGATCAGCTTTCTCTTCTGGGGAGGCAGTAA
- a CDS encoding class I SAM-dependent methyltransferase, with protein sequence MNEIKQRHKIISAYDNIAQKKKGLHSLPGSISYYFQQKMKTRINSMVSKESSTIADIGCGRGDLSIMMAQTHPHTRVYGLDASIWMIQRAQELKKITKTENVSFSVHDIHFPLQNKYDTTVMLGVLLYISPSALKKVITNICIGTKKEIIIEIKNKHCPYYPIKVFKHRLLIPDVKMYGHTITEMKRLFSQQGLFLMKINPLFGISLLSPTIILKFARQKLLQKKAY encoded by the coding sequence ATGAATGAAATAAAACAAAGACACAAGATTATTAGTGCATACGATAACATTGCTCAGAAAAAAAAAGGGTTACACTCTTTGCCAGGGTCTATTTCTTACTATTTTCAACAGAAAATGAAAACAAGAATAAATAGCATGGTCAGCAAGGAAAGCAGTACCATTGCGGACATTGGTTGTGGGCGTGGAGATCTCAGCATAATGATGGCACAAACACATCCTCACACCAGAGTATACGGTCTTGATGCATCCATATGGATGATACAACGTGCACAAGAGCTAAAAAAAATAACAAAAACAGAGAATGTCTCTTTCTCTGTGCATGACATTCATTTTCCTTTGCAGAACAAGTATGATACTACAGTAATGTTAGGGGTTCTCCTCTACATTAGCCCATCAGCACTCAAGAAAGTTATTACTAATATTTGTATTGGAACAAAAAAAGAAATAATCATAGAAATAAAGAACAAACATTGCCCGTACTATCCAATTAAAGTTTTTAAACACCGACTCCTCATTCCAGACGTGAAGATGTATGGGCATACTATTACAGAAATGAAGCGGTTGTTCTCTCAACAAGGACTTTTCCTGATGAAAATAAACCCTCTCTTCGGCATTTCTTTACTATCACCAACGATAATTCTAAAATTCGCGAGACAAAAACTATTACAGAAAAAAGCTTATTGA